The genome window TTAAAAGGGTCACCAGGATGGGAGTGACCCTTTTTCATAAGAGAGGTGTTAAAGGCGTGAAGATTATTAGTATTGAAATGTTAACAGTGTTCTCTATTTATGAAAGTAGCGCCGATAATAATTAGAAGGATGAATAGAACAACGAGTAGAGCGAATGATGAACCAGGGCCACGCCTATAGCCACCGTCACAGCCACAGGAATAACAATTGTTAAAGTTACCTATATTTCCATAGTATCCCATAAAAAATCCCTCCTTTCTACAATATATAATATGTTAGCTGTAGAAAAGAGAGGAGGTATTTATCTTCATTCAGCAGAAGACTCCCACCTCTGCAGGTGGTGAGATGAATGAGGATAAAGTCTCCAGACGAAATTACGCCAAGGCGAAATTGCTCTAATCAATACTTCCCTTACTTTAGAAATTTGAAAAATAATTAATCAAGTTGAGTTTTTGTGGGATCAAGACAATAAAAAAGGTCACTTGGGATTGGAGTGACCCTTAAAACAAAAGGAGGATAATGGCTTTACATTACTATTATTATGAAGTCAAAGTTATTTTGAATAGTGACTAGTCTGTGAAATATATTAAAAATAAAAGCTATAGCGAATTACGACACTGTAGCTTACTTTTAAGTAAATTAACAAACAAGGTAGGTGCTTGCACACGCCTACGTTATCGCATAGCGAAATATAGAACATCGAGAAATATTGGATTGAATATGAACAATATAAGAAGAAATTAAAAAATCGTGAATGGGAGTTGTTGCCTCCACATAACCAAGGCGGAGAAATGGTTGGTGGTCGTAGTAATACGTTTTCCGAAAATACAGCTAAGAAAGCTATGATGCTTACTACCAAAATTTAAAGCGCACCATAAAGACTGTGGAAGACCTTTATAACGAACTAGACGAAGGTATACGTACCATCGTAGACATGCGCTACTGGGATAAAGACGACTGTTACGAATGGGAGGATATTTCGGTTCGATTGTATATTTCACGCCATAAAGTGCCAAAAACCCTTCAACTGGTAATTCATCAAAACAATATACAAATAATTGCATTGAAAGAGGGATTTGGTGATGGCAAGGAGGTTGATATGGAGAAGAAGCAACTCAAAGCAATTGTTATG of Lysinibacillus agricola contains these proteins:
- a CDS encoding YjcZ family sporulation protein, giving the protein MGYYGNIGNFNNCYSCGCDGGYRRGPGSSFALLVVLFILLIIIGATFINREHC